The window GTTGTCATTAGAACTTCTAGTTCTAGTGATGCCCAGGCATAGAGTTCCAGGGGACCCATTTGGAAGGAACAAACTCTTGGCATCCACACTTAAATATGTCTCCCATTATATCTTTCATTTCACTTTcaataaaatcatacatttttATTGATAAATGAGTTAGTATTGTTCCTGTGTCGAGATATACCGGAACAATGTATATCTTGACACAAGACCAATGATAACTCATTTATCAAAAccaatatatgattttattgtGAGTGAAATGAAAGATAAAATGGAGATAGATTTACTAAATGAGAGATGCAAAGGAGAACAAAACTGATTTGGATTTTCATTTGCATTGAGACTGTGATTTAGGTTGCGGTTTTAGAAAATGCTACATGCACTTATATACCATAAAGGAGTTGTATTTTAATGATAAATGAAAGCTTCGTGAAGTTGAAGAAAGTGGAAGAAAAGCATGTGTCACCAATAAACGATGGAATAGGTGTGGGTTGTAAGTAGAAATTAGGTAAAAAGTTGGTTTTGTATTGGTATGTATTCGTAAATAAATAATGATGCATTTTAAAGGAAAAGATTGCATTACAATTCAACCATGGACATTCAGATTTCAGAGAAGATCACAATTTTAGTACAGTAAAGTTTGCCTTAGAATTCAATCATAGGACTTTCGTATATcatcacaatttcaaaaaactAAAACTGGAAAAATTAATTATACTGTAAAAATATTCTACGGTACTGTATTCGTCATGGCTAAGGTAGCACGTGTGTTTTAGTTGCACTAATCGAAAAGGGTCATTAGTTTCTCGGAATGTGGCCAGTATGTTTTGGGCCGAAATTTGAGGCCTTAAAACGATGGTAAAAAACGACACGCATTCCATTCTATTTACAGAAAACCACAAGGAGTTTGGTTTGTCACACATCTAAACAGCTTGTGAGGTTATCAAAAGATTCAATAAAAGCAAAGCTGAAATCTCACAAGTTGGGTTAAGATACTCATAGAATACAACAAGACTGGGTATTTCTAAGTCCACAGGCACAGGCTAGTCTTGTTCAGCATCTCCGAGTTCTTCATCTTCTGGCACACCTCGGACATACAAAACGTTGTTGCATCTGTTTTAACAAAAAccagtaaaaatataaaaccaagagatctaaaaaaaagtttacacaATTAAAAGAGATTAAGATGATGAATGTGTGTTCAGTTCTTAAATCTCATCAACTAATAATGACACTTCAGCTTTGttgaaaacataaaacagaTTAACTTATACAGGAAACAATAACGAAAGTAAGTGGTAACACTGAGAGAATGAAGCAAGACAAACAATGAAGTTATAGATTACCTGATCAAGATCTCTCCGAGGTTCCCTGTCAATTGTCCATCGATGTATTCTTCAGTGTTTCCAAGCTGTAAAAAACAGTATAGCCAAACTCAAACTAATAAACTGAAAAAATAATAAGCCTATCTGTATAACTAAATTGATTTCTATCCTATTCGAACAGAACATATAACGCCAAAGGAAAGTACCTGCAAGTTCATGTAGGAGTCAACAGAGGCGAGAAAACCTGTAAAAAAAAGACAAAGGACTCATGTAAGAAGCATTAAAGACACAATGCTTTTGGTTATCACATCAACACTCATAGTGTTAAGAGAAAAGATAATTAATTACCTTTGTATTCCATTCCCCATTTGAGCTTAACGATAACCGTCTTTCCGGTTAAATTGTTCAAGAACGGCTTCGGGTTTACTGGTATGGTCTGCACAATCCTCACCAATACACAAAATCAATTACATAGCCAAGCTTTAATTGAAATCATGATAAACCAATCATGGGTTCACAAAATCAGAGCTCGGAAACACCAAAGTTCGCAGCTTTTTTGAAAGTTCTAATGCTACTTGAACAAGTAAAGTTACGACCTTTAAGCTCAAccaagttaagaaaaaaaaagaaatcgaagCTCAGATTAGCGAAACTTACAGCCATGAGTGATGGAACGAAGAGACGAATCGAAGAACGGGAGGAAACAAATTGTCTTCTTAGCTTCGAACTCTGCTTAGGGTTTTTCGGTTTCTATGAACAAAAGTGTGCGCCTTGTGATATTTCTCAAGAGGCCCATGATTAGAGTATTACGGCCCATTAACAGCTAATGATTACTATATGTGTTTATGTGTCCAACCCAAAACAGTTTGGATTGGGTTGGGCTTGTCCAAAGCCTGTATATGTATCAAACTTTACTAATGAAACTACTTTAacctttcttgttttttttttttttggaattagaCGTGTGTTGATTTATTAAAACGTCCATTAATTGCATTGACTTTGTTCTTTACACTATAGCAAAATTTCTTTCGGCTTTCCTATAGGACCAACATAACAATTAGCCGGCTTTATCTTTGACCAGCCAACTAatagtttagattatttatattCCATTAGAATATTCTAATATGATTTATTAATCCAAATCAAAATGATTAACACGAGGTTTTACGTGTATGACAAGAATTTGGGTGAACCACCCATTAAATTCTTTTTATTGATATGTATCCACTTAGTGAAAAGTATGTGTCATTTTatgacaaataaataaaaaaatgtttgtttcaaaattaaataaacagtGTTCATTTACAATCATAAAGAAAAACGCATATAAATTCGGCATGCTATTAAAAAGGTTTATCAATACCatgctttttgtttgtttgaacaaaaagaaaaacttttaaGTGAACTGTGTGAATCATTATACTTTTTGCGTTTAAAGATAATAGTAACATCGCACCATACGGAAttgttataaaaaaaggaaaacaaatcaaactttgTGATCAAGCAATGTTGATATGAGTAGCCTAATTATGACTTGAGCCTTGCAGCGTAAGTTGATGTAAGTTGAAAAAGTGGAGTCTTTGGCTCTAATTGCTTTGCTTTAGTTATGTTCTTTGGCAATTGATTTCCTTTCATTACTCTTCCACTTCTTCAAGTTTGTAAAGTATACTTAAGAAAAGTCCAAACTATATTTGGAAATTTGAAAATATCAGGATAGCTTTTACACCATTTATGGCTAATTTGGTCGCCTGCAACTTTATCAAAGATTATTTGTAATTACCAACAAAATAGTGTTGGTCGACGAAAGTTTGGCATCACATTCTCGCTAACTTCAGTTACACGCACCGATTAATACCTCAGCACTTGTTTTACTTTattggggtttttgccaaaactaacccacaacttgattttaatcccaaacctatacccaaacttgaatcaaatgcaaaactaacctaaaagcctagtgaaattacagctcagccccttgtgaccaaacaaaaaaacagaagccatttttacgaatatagccccagtaaatcgtctgagtcgtctgaattgttggaagtcgtctagacgactgaagtttcagtcgtctggtaccagcttattttaaaaataatttataaatcttgtaaaaaatattttgatgcgtgaaaaataaaaatcaagtaattataaacagttttaagtgatataaattaagatatgataaaattgatttgttttgaagatagatgagtggaagtagtgtatcattatattctttggtttaggagtttggcaaacatatgttgtagtattgtatgtattgttagggttagatcttggaaaactaaaatgtttttttcaaaaattagttttcaccaatatgtgtttatttctgtgtatagtaaacacttttcaagtttgatttgattttatgaagtgtttaattagataaataagtttaggggttatgtttagggtgtggacgacttatatttc of the Brassica rapa cultivar Chiifu-401-42 chromosome A03, CAAS_Brap_v3.01, whole genome shotgun sequence genome contains:
- the LOC103861944 gene encoding probable small nuclear ribonucleoprotein F encodes the protein MATIPVNPKPFLNNLTGKTVIVKLKWGMEYKGFLASVDSYMNLQLGNTEEYIDGQLTGNLGEILIRCNNVLYVRGVPEDEELGDAEQD